The following coding sequences lie in one Changpingibacter yushuensis genomic window:
- the tig gene encoding trigger factor, protein MKSSVENLEPTKVKVTVEVPFEDFKPAIDRSAKQIGKQVSIPGFRKGHVPARIIEAQFGRGAIVQEAVNDSLDDYYSEAIRQNELVPLGRPEVEVTNIPIENDDTSDLVFTVIVDVRPEIVFPDPATITLNVESVAVSDDDVEERLTSLRERFATLKEVDRAAKEGDYLTIDMTAKIGDEDIDSVSGVSYEVGSGTMLPGMDEALVGMSANETKTFTDTLAGGEHEGEDAEVTVTVSDVKESELPEADDDFAQLASEFDTVEELKADLREQVGKDKKTNQVYAARDLLLEEFRKTIEFPLPTSVVEAEIASHLEREGKELDDPHGAEVRSEVEEAMRDQLMLDVLAEKFNTQADQNELFNFLIEQAQAYGMDPNQFIQATAQTNQLSAFAGELTRGKALISALRLAKVVDADGNELNVADVVGEAPEGEIVPDFSAAPAPKAAATAGAEEAAPSEAAELFDPSTAKVDEVIAYVAGADDAERARVLEAEKAGKARKTLIEKLSA, encoded by the coding sequence GTGAAGAGCTCCGTCGAGAATCTCGAGCCCACCAAGGTCAAGGTGACCGTTGAGGTGCCGTTCGAGGACTTCAAGCCCGCCATCGATCGATCCGCAAAGCAAATCGGCAAGCAGGTCTCGATTCCTGGATTCCGTAAGGGGCATGTCCCAGCCCGCATCATCGAAGCACAGTTCGGTCGCGGCGCGATCGTCCAAGAAGCCGTTAATGACTCCCTCGACGATTACTACAGCGAAGCCATTCGCCAGAATGAACTGGTTCCGCTTGGCCGCCCCGAGGTTGAGGTCACCAACATACCGATTGAGAACGATGACACGTCCGATCTGGTTTTCACCGTGATTGTTGATGTACGCCCAGAGATCGTTTTCCCGGATCCAGCCACCATCACCCTAAACGTTGAGTCCGTTGCCGTTTCTGACGACGACGTCGAAGAGCGCCTGACCTCCCTGCGCGAGCGTTTTGCCACTCTCAAGGAAGTGGACCGCGCCGCCAAGGAAGGTGACTACCTCACCATCGATATGACCGCCAAGATTGGCGACGAGGATATCGATTCCGTTTCTGGCGTTTCCTACGAGGTTGGCTCCGGCACGATGCTTCCGGGCATGGATGAAGCCCTTGTTGGTATGTCCGCTAACGAAACCAAGACCTTCACCGATACACTCGCCGGCGGAGAACACGAAGGTGAAGACGCTGAGGTCACCGTGACCGTGTCTGACGTGAAGGAATCCGAACTTCCTGAGGCCGACGACGACTTCGCACAGCTCGCTTCCGAGTTCGATACAGTCGAAGAGCTCAAGGCTGATCTTCGCGAGCAGGTTGGCAAGGATAAGAAAACCAACCAGGTTTACGCCGCCCGCGATCTTCTGCTCGAAGAGTTCCGCAAGACGATCGAGTTCCCGCTGCCCACCTCAGTCGTTGAAGCTGAGATCGCGTCCCACTTGGAGCGCGAAGGTAAGGAACTGGATGACCCGCATGGCGCCGAAGTCCGCAGTGAAGTTGAAGAGGCCATGCGCGATCAGCTCATGCTCGATGTTCTGGCCGAGAAGTTCAACACCCAGGCCGATCAGAATGAACTGTTCAACTTCCTCATTGAACAGGCACAGGCCTACGGCATGGACCCCAATCAGTTCATTCAAGCTACCGCTCAGACCAACCAGCTCAGCGCATTCGCTGGCGAACTGACTCGCGGCAAGGCACTGATCTCCGCGCTGCGCCTCGCAAAGGTTGTTGACGCTGACGGAAACGAACTGAATGTTGCCGACGTCGTCGGCGAAGCTCCTGAAGGCGAGATCGTTCCGGATTTCTCCGCAGCGCCCGCACCAAAGGCCGCAGCTACGGCTGGGGCTGAAGAAGCCGCTCCCTCCGAAGCTGCTGAGCTCTTCGATCCGTCCACTGCCAAGGTAGACGAGGTCATCGCCTACGTTGCAGGTGCAGACGATGCAGAGCGCGCCCGCGTCCTCGAGGCAGAGAAGGCCGGCAAGGCACGCAAGACCCTCATCGAGAAGCTCTCTGCCTGA